From the genome of Streptomyces sp. NBC_01260, one region includes:
- a CDS encoding FAD-dependent oxidoreductase, giving the protein MNENVDLHVPVLIVGGSLVGLSASLFLGRLGVEHLLVEKHSATSTHPRGRGNNVRTMEIFRKAGVEPQIRAAASVLAENHGILQAGSLTGDDQEWLFKEIDPGGALARFSPAGWCLCSQNDLEPVLLDRAREQGGDLRFSTELLSFDPDGSGVGAALKNRETGEHTSVRADYLIAADGPRSPVREQLRIGRSGAGDLFHNVSITFRSRRLADVLGDRRFIVCYLTNPDADGALLPVDNEEQWVFHAPWQPGLGETLEDFTDERCAAHIRRAVGAPDIDVEITGKAPWHAAERVADRYSRGRVFLAGDSAHEMSPTGAFGSNTGIQDAHNLAWKLAAVLRGEAGPGLLDTYGAERLPVARATSERASARSDEHSHPGYAPPPTVGGGKRGGMLNVALGYRYVDGAVLGVAADQPVVPQGMQLTGEPGSRAPHLWVRRAGERISTLDLYERSFVLLADGADVAWRRAAARVGDRLAVRLDAFGIGTGPGGDLEPEAGADWAEAHGTSIGGAVLVRPDGFVAWRSETGVADAEATLLDVMVALLHRD; this is encoded by the coding sequence ATGAACGAGAACGTCGACCTCCACGTACCGGTCCTCATCGTGGGCGGCTCCCTGGTAGGCCTGTCCGCGTCCCTTTTCCTCGGTAGGCTCGGGGTCGAGCATCTGCTGGTCGAGAAGCACTCCGCCACCTCGACGCATCCACGCGGCCGAGGCAACAACGTGCGCACGATGGAGATCTTCCGCAAGGCGGGGGTGGAGCCGCAGATCCGGGCGGCCGCTTCGGTGCTGGCGGAGAATCACGGCATTCTGCAGGCCGGTTCGCTGACCGGTGACGACCAGGAGTGGCTGTTCAAGGAGATCGATCCGGGTGGCGCGCTCGCCCGCTTCAGCCCGGCGGGCTGGTGCCTGTGCAGCCAGAACGACCTGGAGCCGGTGCTGCTGGACCGGGCCCGGGAGCAGGGCGGCGATCTGCGGTTCTCCACCGAACTGCTCTCGTTCGACCCTGACGGCTCAGGTGTCGGCGCGGCCCTGAAGAACCGGGAGACCGGCGAGCACACCTCGGTGCGGGCGGACTATCTCATCGCCGCCGACGGCCCGCGCAGCCCGGTACGCGAGCAGCTGCGGATCGGCCGTTCGGGGGCCGGTGACCTGTTCCACAACGTGAGTATCACCTTCCGCTCCCGTCGGCTCGCCGATGTGCTCGGTGACCGGCGCTTCATCGTCTGCTACCTGACGAACCCGGATGCGGACGGCGCCCTGCTGCCGGTGGACAACGAGGAGCAGTGGGTGTTCCACGCGCCCTGGCAGCCCGGTCTGGGCGAGACGCTGGAGGACTTCACGGACGAGCGGTGCGCCGCGCACATCCGCAGGGCGGTCGGCGCCCCGGACATCGACGTGGAGATCACCGGCAAGGCGCCGTGGCACGCGGCGGAGCGGGTGGCGGACCGCTACTCCCGGGGCCGGGTGTTCCTCGCCGGTGACTCGGCGCACGAGATGTCGCCCACCGGGGCGTTCGGCTCCAACACCGGTATCCAGGACGCGCACAACCTGGCGTGGAAGCTCGCCGCCGTGCTGCGCGGTGAGGCGGGGCCGGGTCTGCTGGACACGTACGGGGCGGAGCGGCTGCCGGTGGCGCGGGCGACGAGCGAGCGGGCCTCAGCACGTTCCGACGAACACAGCCACCCCGGGTACGCTCCGCCGCCCACCGTGGGCGGCGGCAAGCGCGGCGGAATGCTGAACGTGGCGCTGGGCTACCGCTATGTGGACGGCGCGGTGCTGGGCGTGGCCGCGGATCAGCCGGTGGTGCCCCAGGGGATGCAGCTGACGGGTGAACCGGGCAGCCGGGCGCCGCACCTGTGGGTCCGGCGGGCGGGTGAGCGGATCTCCACCCTGGATCTCTACGAGCGCTCGTTCGTGCTGCTCGCCGATGGCGCGGACGTGGCGTGGCGGCGGGCGGCGGCGCGGGTCGGTGACCGGCTGGCCGTGCGGCTCGACGCGTTCGGCATCGGCACCGGTCCCGGCGGCGATCTGGAGCCGGAGGCCGGTGCCGACTGGGCCGAGGCGCACGGGACGAGCATCGGGGGCGCCGTGCTGGTCCGCCCCGACGGGTTCGTCGCCTGGCGCTCGGAGACGGGTGTTGCGGACGCCGAGGCGACGCTGCTGGACGTCATGGTGGCGCTGCTGCACCGGGACTGA
- a CDS encoding acyl carrier protein — translation MTDPLTYDELAALMKKGAGLTVDPREMEDRPGTAFDAFGLDSLGLLGIVGVLENRHGQPLPAEADRCRTPGEFLDLVNNTLMTGA, via the coding sequence ATGACCGATCCACTGACCTACGACGAACTCGCCGCCCTGATGAAGAAGGGCGCCGGGCTGACCGTCGACCCCCGGGAGATGGAGGACCGCCCCGGCACCGCCTTCGACGCGTTCGGCCTCGACTCGCTGGGCCTCCTCGGCATCGTCGGCGTACTGGAGAACCGGCACGGACAGCCGTTGCCGGCCGAGGCCGACCGGTGCAGGACGCCCGGCGAGTTCCTCGACCTCGTCAACAACACCCTCATGACAGGAGCCTGA
- a CDS encoding SAM-dependent methyltransferase, giving the protein MTPGPADSPIDTSRPHPARVYDYLLGGKDNYPVDQELGAQMPPVAKAGVAQNRAFMHRAVGWAARTGIDQFLDIGTGIPTRPNLHQIAQEINPAARVLYTDNDPIVLRHAEALLISTPEGATDYLDADVREPEKILGHARNLLDFDRPIALSLIALMHFVPDEDDPYGITRTLVDALPSGSCLVLSHFTNEFLPAEQDKTETYRSSGISLRPRTRSEVARFFDGLDLVDPGLVTAPLWHQDTPLPESSVAIDSFHVGVARVLR; this is encoded by the coding sequence ATGACGCCAGGCCCGGCCGACTCCCCGATCGACACCAGCAGGCCGCACCCGGCGCGCGTCTACGACTATCTTCTGGGCGGCAAGGACAACTACCCGGTGGACCAGGAACTCGGCGCGCAGATGCCGCCCGTGGCGAAAGCCGGTGTCGCGCAGAACCGGGCGTTCATGCACCGTGCGGTCGGCTGGGCCGCGCGCACGGGCATCGACCAGTTCCTCGACATCGGGACGGGGATCCCGACCCGGCCGAACCTCCATCAGATAGCCCAGGAGATCAACCCGGCGGCCAGGGTCCTCTACACGGACAACGACCCGATCGTCCTGCGTCACGCCGAGGCGCTGCTCATCAGCACCCCCGAGGGCGCCACCGACTACCTCGACGCCGACGTGCGCGAGCCGGAGAAGATCCTCGGCCACGCGCGGAACCTGCTGGACTTCGACCGGCCCATCGCACTCTCCCTCATCGCTCTCATGCATTTCGTTCCCGACGAGGACGACCCCTACGGCATCACCCGCACCCTCGTCGACGCACTGCCCTCCGGCAGTTGTCTGGTGCTCTCGCACTTCACCAACGAATTCCTCCCCGCCGAGCAGGACAAGACCGAGACGTACCGGTCGAGCGGCATCAGCCTGCGGCCCCGGACGCGCTCCGAGGTCGCACGGTTCTTCGACGGACTCGACCTCGTCGATCCGGGCCTGGTCACGGCCCCGCTGTGGCACCAGGACACACCGCTCCCGGAGAGCAGCGTCGCCATCGACAGCTTCCACGTCGGGGTCGCCCGCGTCCTGCGATAG
- a CDS encoding SRPBCC family protein, translating to MSGHTENEIVIAAPLDLVWDMTNDLANWPDLFSEYAAVEIIERDGERTTFRLTMHPDDNDKVWSWVSERTTDRPGRSVSARRVEPGPFQHMDIHWEYSEVPGGTRMHWAQDFAMRPDAPVDDAWMTDNINRNSRVQMELIRDKIEQRDRERRSASVTAG from the coding sequence GTGTCCGGACACACCGAGAACGAGATCGTCATCGCCGCCCCCCTGGACCTCGTCTGGGACATGACCAACGACCTCGCGAACTGGCCCGACCTGTTCAGCGAGTACGCCGCGGTCGAGATCATCGAGCGCGACGGCGAGCGGACCACCTTCCGCCTGACCATGCACCCCGACGACAACGACAAGGTGTGGAGCTGGGTCTCGGAGCGCACCACGGACCGGCCCGGCCGCTCCGTCTCGGCCCGCCGCGTCGAGCCGGGCCCGTTCCAGCACATGGACATCCACTGGGAGTACTCCGAGGTCCCCGGCGGCACCCGCATGCACTGGGCGCAGGACTTCGCGATGCGCCCCGACGCCCCGGTCGACGACGCCTGGATGACCGACAACATCAACCGCAACTCGCGCGTCCAGATGGAGCTCATCCGGGACAAGATCGAGCAGCGCGACCGCGAGCGCCGTTCGGCGTCCGTCACGGCCGGCTGA
- a CDS encoding cupin domain-containing protein yields the protein MTMHRPRIVDLSETQPNRRRGGDLRALLTPTAVGATSGFMGLAIVQPGDRIGEHYHPYSEEFVYVVNGLLEVDLDGEPHAMRPDQGLLIPPNVRHRFRNVGDIEARMVFHLGPLAPRPELGHVDTEHTESAERGAPPERTEAAS from the coding sequence ATGACCATGCACCGGCCACGCATCGTGGACCTCAGTGAGACCCAGCCCAACCGCAGGCGCGGAGGTGACCTGCGCGCTCTGCTCACCCCGACGGCGGTGGGTGCCACCAGCGGCTTCATGGGACTGGCCATTGTTCAGCCCGGAGACCGCATCGGCGAGCACTACCACCCGTACTCGGAGGAGTTCGTGTACGTCGTGAACGGGCTCCTGGAGGTCGACCTGGACGGTGAACCGCACGCGATGCGGCCCGACCAGGGGCTGCTCATCCCTCCGAACGTCCGGCACCGCTTCCGCAACGTGGGCGACATCGAGGCGCGCATGGTCTTCCACCTGGGGCCGCTCGCCCCCCGCCCGGAGCTCGGCCACGTCGACACCGAGCACACCGAATCCGCCGAGCGGGGCGCGCCGCCAGAACGAACCGAGGCCGCTTCATGA
- a CDS encoding beta-ketoacyl-[acyl-carrier-protein] synthase family protein: MTRRVAVTGVGVVAPGGIGTPAFWDLLANGRTATRGITLFDPAGFRSRIAAECDFDPAAYGLDEDEVARSDRYVQFAMVAAREALADAGLDQERTDPWRMGVSLGTAVGGTTRLEHDYVAVSDSGARWDVDHRLAGAHLERAFSPSSLASAVAEQVGAHGPVQTVSTGCTSGLDAIGYAFHSIEEGRVDVCIAGASDSPITPITVACFDAIKATSANNEDPEHASRPFDSRRDGFVMGEGGAVLVLEELEHARARGATVYCEIAGYATFGNAYHMTGLTPEGLEMAEAINRALGHAGIAASDIDYVNAHGSGTKQNDRHETAAVKRALGAHAHDVPMSSIKSMVGHSLGAIGAIEIAACVLALVHQTVPPTANYESPDPECDLDYVPRTARSLKLRSVLSVGSGFGGFQSAVALTRTGGRTP, from the coding sequence ATGACCCGGCGCGTGGCGGTCACCGGTGTCGGAGTCGTCGCGCCGGGCGGGATCGGCACACCGGCCTTCTGGGACCTCCTCGCCAACGGCCGTACGGCGACACGCGGCATCACGCTCTTCGACCCGGCCGGCTTCCGGTCCCGGATCGCGGCCGAGTGCGACTTCGACCCGGCGGCGTACGGACTGGACGAGGACGAGGTCGCCCGCTCGGACCGGTACGTCCAGTTCGCGATGGTGGCCGCCCGCGAGGCACTCGCCGACGCGGGCCTCGACCAGGAGCGCACCGACCCCTGGCGCATGGGCGTCTCGCTCGGCACCGCGGTCGGCGGAACCACCCGGCTGGAGCACGACTACGTCGCCGTCAGCGACAGCGGCGCACGCTGGGACGTCGACCACCGCCTCGCCGGGGCCCATCTGGAGCGGGCCTTCTCACCCAGTTCGCTGGCCTCCGCCGTCGCTGAGCAGGTCGGAGCGCACGGTCCGGTGCAGACCGTCTCGACCGGCTGCACCTCCGGCCTCGACGCGATCGGCTACGCCTTCCACTCCATCGAGGAAGGCCGCGTCGATGTCTGCATCGCCGGGGCGTCGGACTCCCCGATCACCCCGATCACGGTGGCGTGCTTCGACGCGATCAAGGCGACCTCGGCCAACAACGAGGACCCGGAACACGCCTCCCGGCCCTTCGACTCCCGCCGGGACGGCTTCGTGATGGGCGAGGGCGGAGCCGTGCTCGTCCTGGAGGAGCTGGAGCACGCCCGCGCCCGCGGGGCGACGGTGTACTGCGAGATCGCCGGCTACGCGACCTTCGGCAACGCGTACCACATGACCGGGCTGACACCGGAGGGTCTCGAGATGGCCGAGGCCATCAACCGGGCGCTCGGCCACGCCGGGATCGCCGCCTCGGACATCGACTACGTCAACGCACACGGCTCGGGCACCAAGCAGAACGACCGGCACGAGACCGCAGCCGTGAAGCGGGCCCTCGGTGCGCACGCCCACGACGTGCCGATGAGCTCCATCAAGTCGATGGTCGGCCACTCGCTCGGGGCGATCGGGGCGATAGAGATCGCGGCCTGCGTACTCGCCCTGGTCCACCAGACGGTTCCGCCGACGGCGAACTACGAGTCCCCGGACCCCGAGTGCGACCTCGACTACGTGCCGCGCACCGCGCGTTCGCTGAAGCTGCGCAGCGTCCTCTCGGTCGGCAGCGGCTTCGGTGGCTTCCAGTCCGCGGTGGCCCTGACCAGAACCGGTGGGAGGACACCATGA
- a CDS encoding alpha/beta fold hydrolase → MPTFHTYDGTELAYHLVGQGAPLICLPGGAMRASAYLGGLGGLGGHRQLVLLDLRGTGDSAVPDDTTTYRCDRLVDDVEALREHLGLEHIDLLAHSAAGDLAALYAARYPQALRNLLLIAPGTRAAGLGFAEREAREAAGLRRTEPWYEDALPALEQIWAGRLTDELRAAARPFLYGRWDAAAQDHAASSAAQINAVAAQGYYGQGAFDPATTVAALRELPAPVLVLTGEYDGVTTPDRAAELAALFPKAEFAVQRGAGHFPWLDDPGAFVRTVTAFLDPDVHSVQAGGIRLAYRVWGDPAAPPVVLAHGRGGDSRTWTGIAGQLAARHRVYAIDFRGHGLSDWPGRYSFELFRDDLHAFLEARNLSGATVIGHSMGGAAAYLLAERQPGLIGRLVLEEAPPPFPLDPPRGPAERPDGEPDFDWPVVPSINAQLNEPDPAGRERLGEITAPTLVIGGGPSSQIDQEDLAWMARRIPDCRLVTIDAGHLVHTERPEEYLAALRSFGVA, encoded by the coding sequence ATGCCGACTTTCCACACGTACGACGGAACCGAACTCGCGTATCACCTCGTAGGACAGGGCGCCCCGCTGATCTGTCTGCCGGGCGGGGCCATGCGGGCAAGCGCCTACCTCGGCGGCCTGGGCGGGCTCGGCGGCCACAGGCAACTGGTGCTGCTCGATCTGCGGGGCACCGGGGACTCCGCCGTACCGGACGACACCACCACCTACCGCTGCGACCGGCTGGTCGATGACGTCGAGGCACTGCGCGAACACCTGGGACTGGAGCACATCGATCTGCTCGCCCACTCGGCGGCCGGGGACCTTGCCGCGCTCTACGCCGCGCGATACCCGCAGGCGCTGCGCAATCTGCTCCTCATCGCACCCGGAACGCGGGCTGCCGGATTGGGGTTCGCCGAACGCGAGGCCCGCGAGGCCGCCGGGCTGCGTCGCACGGAACCGTGGTACGAGGACGCGCTCCCGGCTCTGGAGCAGATCTGGGCGGGACGACTCACGGACGAACTGCGCGCCGCCGCAAGGCCGTTCCTCTACGGCCGTTGGGACGCCGCCGCGCAGGACCACGCCGCGTCGTCCGCAGCGCAGATCAACGCCGTTGCCGCCCAGGGCTATTACGGGCAGGGGGCATTCGATCCGGCCACGACGGTGGCCGCACTGCGCGAGCTGCCGGCCCCGGTACTCGTCCTCACCGGAGAGTACGACGGCGTGACGACCCCCGACCGCGCCGCCGAACTGGCCGCGCTCTTCCCGAAAGCCGAATTCGCCGTACAGCGCGGCGCCGGACACTTCCCGTGGCTCGACGACCCGGGGGCCTTCGTCCGCACCGTCACCGCCTTCCTGGACCCGGATGTGCACAGCGTGCAGGCCGGCGGGATACGGCTCGCCTACCGGGTGTGGGGAGACCCGGCCGCGCCGCCGGTCGTCCTGGCCCACGGACGCGGCGGGGACAGCCGCACCTGGACAGGGATCGCCGGACAGCTGGCGGCCCGGCACCGCGTGTACGCGATCGACTTCCGCGGCCACGGCCTCAGCGACTGGCCCGGCCGCTACTCCTTCGAACTGTTCCGCGACGATCTGCACGCGTTCCTGGAGGCCCGCAACCTCTCCGGCGCCACCGTCATCGGGCACTCCATGGGCGGCGCGGCGGCCTATCTGCTCGCCGAGCGGCAGCCCGGACTCATCGGCCGGCTCGTCCTGGAGGAGGCCCCGCCGCCCTTCCCGCTCGATCCGCCACGCGGCCCCGCCGAACGCCCCGACGGGGAACCCGACTTCGACTGGCCCGTGGTGCCGTCCATCAACGCCCAGCTCAATGAACCCGATCCGGCCGGCCGCGAACGCCTCGGCGAGATCACCGCGCCCACCCTGGTCATCGGGGGCGGTCCCAGCAGCCAGATCGACCAGGAGGACCTCGCCTGGATGGCCCGGCGCATCCCCGACTGCCGGCTCGTCACCATCGACGCCGGCCATCTCGTGCACACCGAACGGCCGGAGGAATACCTCGCGGCCCTCCGGTCGTTCGGTGTGGCCTGA
- a CDS encoding SchA/CurD-like domain-containing protein has product MTTTLSERTSQSAFDGSRLRVILLLDLHDGAQTQFLEAYEHMRNQVASIPGHISDQLCQSIENPSQWLITSEWESAPPFLAWVNSEEHVATVQPLHSCVRDTRSLRFSVLRETGAAFEESFEPLKGGLQAAPRLGDGVVRHALTFTVRPGTEEIVAKILSDYDAPEARVDEHTRLRRTSLFMHGNRVVRAVEVEGDLLAALRHVSRQPEVRAVEEALNPYLEQDRDLADPDSARMFFTRAALPTVHHVTTGRHADGDLKRHALFYQAKEGCGMALARLLAEHDEEEADDAGSPIDSSTIFQRDDVVVRLLEMDGPLDAQPAVSLGIHGPDKAARLARLLDGEANSVPTSDQDAARFLTRAGMHLITDRRAAHS; this is encoded by the coding sequence ATGACCACCACCCTCTCGGAACGGACCTCCCAGTCCGCCTTCGACGGATCAAGGCTGCGGGTCATCCTGCTGCTTGACCTGCACGACGGCGCCCAGACGCAGTTCCTGGAGGCCTACGAACACATGCGTAACCAGGTGGCTTCCATCCCCGGACACATCAGCGACCAGCTGTGCCAGTCCATCGAGAACCCGTCCCAATGGCTCATCACCAGCGAGTGGGAGAGCGCGCCGCCCTTCCTCGCCTGGGTCAACAGCGAGGAGCACGTCGCCACCGTCCAGCCCCTGCACAGCTGCGTGCGCGACACCCGGTCGCTGCGCTTCAGCGTCCTGCGGGAGACCGGCGCCGCCTTCGAGGAGAGCTTCGAGCCCCTCAAGGGCGGCCTCCAGGCCGCGCCCCGCCTGGGGGACGGAGTGGTGCGCCACGCACTCACCTTCACGGTCAGGCCGGGCACCGAGGAGATCGTCGCGAAGATCCTCTCCGACTACGACGCCCCGGAGGCACGGGTCGACGAGCACACCCGGCTGCGCCGCACCTCGCTCTTCATGCACGGCAATCGCGTCGTGCGCGCGGTCGAGGTCGAGGGCGACCTCCTCGCGGCCCTGCGCCACGTCTCCCGGCAGCCGGAGGTCCGGGCCGTCGAGGAAGCGCTCAACCCGTACCTGGAGCAGGACCGCGACCTGGCCGATCCCGACTCCGCCCGGATGTTCTTCACCCGGGCGGCGCTGCCCACCGTCCACCACGTGACGACGGGCCGCCACGCCGATGGGGACCTCAAGCGCCACGCGTTGTTCTACCAGGCCAAGGAGGGCTGCGGGATGGCCCTGGCCCGGCTCCTGGCGGAGCACGACGAGGAGGAGGCCGACGACGCCGGCAGCCCCATCGACAGCAGCACGATCTTCCAGCGCGACGACGTCGTCGTCCGGCTCCTGGAGATGGACGGCCCCCTTGACGCACAGCCCGCGGTGTCGCTCGGCATCCACGGCCCCGACAAGGCGGCCAGGCTCGCCCGCCTCCTCGACGGGGAAGCGAACTCCGTACCGACCAGCGACCAGGACGCCGCGCGCTTCCTCACTCGCGCCGGGATGCACCTGATCACCGACCGGCGGGCCGCGCATTCCTGA
- a CDS encoding beta-ketoacyl synthase N-terminal-like domain-containing protein, producing the protein MSIREDRRTVVTGIGVVAPNGTTTETFWKQTQEGMSVLDRVTREGCEELPLHVAGEVRGFDPVSLIEERYLVQTDRFTHFAMAAADMALDDARLGRADYEDKPFSVGVVTAAGSGGGEFGQRELQRLWGQGSKYVGPYQSIAWFYAASTGQISIRGGFKGPCAVVASDEAGGLDALAHAARSVRRGTDAVVVGAAEAPLAPYSVVCQLGYRDLSACEDPTRAYRPFTAAACGFVPAEGGAMFVLEEEGAARERGARVRAEIAGHAATFTTAMRWEESREGLAHAIEGALREAGCAPEEIDVVFADALGVPEADRAEALALADALGAHGRRVPVTAPKTGIGRAYCGAPVLDAAAAVLAMENGQIPPTPNVFEVCHDLDVVTGRARAAELRTALVLSRGLMGSNAAMVLRRPDGRGE; encoded by the coding sequence ATGAGCATCCGAGAGGACCGGCGCACCGTCGTCACCGGAATCGGCGTCGTCGCCCCCAACGGCACGACCACCGAGACCTTCTGGAAGCAGACGCAGGAGGGCATGAGCGTCCTGGACCGGGTCACCCGCGAAGGGTGCGAGGAGCTCCCGCTGCACGTGGCGGGAGAGGTCAGGGGCTTCGACCCGGTCAGCCTGATCGAGGAGCGCTACCTCGTCCAGACCGACCGGTTCACGCACTTCGCGATGGCCGCGGCCGACATGGCCCTGGACGACGCAAGGCTGGGCCGCGCCGACTACGAGGACAAGCCGTTCAGCGTGGGAGTGGTGACCGCCGCCGGTTCCGGCGGGGGCGAGTTCGGCCAGCGCGAGCTGCAACGGCTGTGGGGCCAGGGTTCCAAGTACGTCGGCCCCTATCAGTCGATCGCCTGGTTCTACGCCGCGAGCACCGGCCAGATCTCCATCCGTGGCGGCTTCAAGGGGCCGTGCGCGGTGGTGGCCAGCGACGAGGCCGGCGGCCTGGACGCACTGGCCCACGCCGCCCGGTCGGTCCGGCGCGGCACCGACGCGGTGGTGGTCGGCGCGGCCGAGGCCCCGCTCGCGCCCTACTCGGTCGTCTGCCAGCTCGGCTACCGGGACCTGAGCGCCTGCGAGGACCCGACGCGGGCCTACCGCCCGTTCACCGCGGCCGCCTGCGGATTCGTGCCCGCCGAGGGCGGCGCGATGTTCGTGCTCGAGGAGGAGGGCGCGGCCCGGGAGCGCGGCGCCCGGGTCAGGGCCGAGATCGCCGGTCATGCCGCCACCTTCACCACCGCGATGCGCTGGGAGGAGTCCCGAGAGGGCCTCGCCCACGCCATCGAGGGGGCGCTGCGGGAGGCCGGCTGCGCGCCCGAGGAGATCGACGTGGTCTTCGCGGACGCCCTCGGAGTCCCCGAGGCCGATCGCGCCGAGGCACTCGCGCTGGCCGACGCGCTCGGTGCGCACGGCCGGCGCGTCCCGGTCACGGCGCCCAAGACCGGCATCGGGCGGGCGTACTGCGGTGCCCCCGTACTGGACGCGGCCGCCGCCGTGCTCGCCATGGAGAACGGTCAGATCCCGCCCACGCCCAACGTCTTCGAGGTGTGCCACGACCTCGACGTCGTCACCGGACGGGCCCGCGCCGCCGAACTGCGGACGGCGCTCGTGCTCAGCCGCGGCCTCATGGGCTCGAACGCGGCGATGGTGCTGCGCCGCCCCGACGGCCGCGGCGAGTGA
- a CDS encoding TcmI family type II polyketide cyclase, with product MHHALIVARMAPESAPDIAELFAASDSSELPHLVGVTRRKLFQFGDVYLHLIESDRPPGPEIAKVTAHPAFKDISDRLTAYVSPYDPQTWRGPKDAMAQEFYCWERDTPA from the coding sequence ATGCACCACGCCCTGATCGTCGCCCGGATGGCCCCGGAGTCGGCGCCGGACATCGCCGAACTGTTCGCCGCCTCCGACAGCAGTGAGCTGCCGCACCTGGTCGGCGTCACCCGGCGCAAGCTGTTCCAGTTCGGCGACGTCTATCTGCACCTGATCGAGTCCGACCGCCCGCCGGGCCCGGAGATCGCCAAGGTGACCGCTCACCCCGCGTTCAAGGACATCAGCGACCGGCTCACCGCCTACGTCAGCCCGTACGACCCGCAGACCTGGCGGGGGCCGAAGGACGCGATGGCCCAGGAGTTCTACTGCTGGGAGCGCGACACCCCGGCCTGA
- the paaK gene encoding phenylacetate--CoA ligase PaaK: MTALLDAAERMDREELRALQLERLRATLHHAYAHVDHYRAAFDRAGLHPDDCRSLADLARFPFTTKADLRDNYPFGMFAVPEEQVRRIHASSGTTGRPTVVGYTQGDLDTWADVVARSIRAAGGRPGQKVHVAYGYGLFTGGLGAHYGAERLGCTVIPASGGMTARQVQLIQDFRPEIIMVTPSYMLTLLDEFERQGVDPRSTSLKVGIFGAEPWTQEMRREIEERFAIDAVDIYGLSEVMGPGVAQECVETKDGLHIWEDHFYPEVVDPFTGEVLPEGSEGELVFTSLTKEAMPVIRYRTRDLTRLLPGTARVFRRMEKVTGRSDDLVILRGVNLFPTQIEEIVLRTPAVSPHFQLRLTREGRLDVLTVRAEARAEATPEQRAAAAASVAAAVKDGIGVSVGVEILDPETLERSVGKFRRIVDERDRPGS, encoded by the coding sequence ATGACGGCTCTGCTGGACGCGGCGGAACGGATGGACCGCGAGGAGCTGCGGGCGCTCCAGCTCGAACGGCTGCGGGCGACACTGCACCACGCCTACGCCCACGTCGACCACTACAGAGCGGCGTTCGACCGGGCGGGGCTGCACCCGGACGACTGCCGCTCGCTCGCCGATCTCGCCCGGTTCCCGTTCACCACCAAGGCCGATCTGCGGGACAACTATCCGTTCGGGATGTTCGCGGTGCCCGAGGAACAGGTGCGCCGGATCCACGCCTCCAGCGGAACGACTGGCCGCCCGACCGTCGTCGGCTACACCCAGGGTGATCTGGACACCTGGGCGGACGTGGTCGCCCGCTCGATCCGGGCAGCGGGCGGCCGCCCGGGGCAGAAGGTCCATGTCGCTTACGGATACGGGCTGTTCACCGGTGGGCTCGGCGCGCACTACGGGGCGGAACGGCTCGGCTGCACGGTCATTCCCGCGTCCGGCGGCATGACGGCCCGGCAGGTCCAGCTGATCCAGGACTTCCGGCCCGAGATCATCATGGTGACGCCGTCGTACATGCTGACGCTCCTGGACGAGTTCGAGCGGCAGGGCGTCGACCCGCGCTCGACCTCGCTGAAGGTGGGGATCTTCGGCGCCGAGCCGTGGACGCAGGAGATGCGGCGCGAGATCGAGGAACGGTTCGCGATCGACGCGGTCGACATCTACGGGCTGTCCGAGGTGATGGGCCCGGGCGTCGCCCAGGAGTGCGTGGAGACGAAGGACGGGCTGCACATCTGGGAGGACCACTTCTATCCGGAGGTGGTCGACCCGTTCACCGGCGAGGTGCTGCCCGAGGGCTCCGAGGGTGAGCTGGTGTTCACTTCGCTCACCAAGGAGGCCATGCCGGTGATCCGCTACCGGACCCGGGATCTGACCCGGCTGCTGCCGGGGACGGCACGGGTCTTCCGGCGCATGGAGAAGGTCACCGGGCGGAGCGACGACCTGGTGATCCTGCGCGGGGTGAACCTCTTCCCGACCCAGATCGAGGAGATCGTGCTGCGTACGCCGGCGGTGTCGCCGCACTTCCAGCTGCGGCTGACCCGCGAGGGCCGGCTGGATGTGCTGACGGTGCGCGCGGAGGCCCGGGCGGAGGCGACACCGGAGCAGCGCGCGGCCGCCGCCGCATCGGTCGCGGCGGCCGTCAAGGACGGGATCGGGGTCTCGGTCGGGGTGGAGATCCTCGACCCGGAGACGCTGGAGAGGTCGGTCGGCAAGTTCAGGCGGATCGTGGACGAGCGGGACCGGCCGGGCAGTTGA